In Numidum massiliense, a single genomic region encodes these proteins:
- the tpiA gene encoding triose-phosphate isomerase, protein MRTPVIAGNWKMYKTIEEAQSFWAEISNRQKPEGVEAVICAPYLALPTLVDAARGSGIGIGAQNAHWEKEGAYTGEISVNMLQALGVGYTIVGHSERRAYYAETDGTVNKKTKALLAANIIPIVCVGEQLAERESGETKRVVEQQVKGALDEVPAEDVKRIIIAYEPVWAIGTGKTATAEDAGGVIHFIRQLIAELYDAETAAAVRIQYGGSVKPNNIASFMAHEDIDGALVGGASLDPASYWALVEAAKQ, encoded by the coding sequence ATGCGTACGCCCGTCATTGCGGGAAACTGGAAAATGTATAAAACGATTGAAGAAGCACAATCGTTCTGGGCGGAGATTAGTAACCGGCAAAAGCCGGAAGGAGTAGAAGCGGTTATTTGTGCCCCGTACCTCGCCTTACCTACTCTAGTCGACGCTGCACGCGGCAGCGGAATCGGCATCGGGGCACAAAACGCGCACTGGGAAAAAGAAGGTGCCTACACAGGTGAAATAAGTGTCAATATGCTTCAAGCACTCGGAGTCGGCTATACGATTGTCGGACACTCGGAACGGCGCGCCTATTATGCGGAAACGGATGGGACGGTCAACAAAAAGACGAAAGCATTACTCGCGGCCAATATTATTCCGATCGTCTGCGTCGGCGAACAGCTCGCTGAACGGGAAAGCGGCGAGACGAAACGCGTCGTCGAACAACAAGTGAAAGGTGCATTAGACGAGGTACCTGCAGAGGATGTCAAGCGCATCATCATCGCTTATGAACCTGTATGGGCGATCGGGACAGGAAAAACGGCGACCGCAGAAGATGCGGGTGGCGTGATCCACTTCATTCGCCAGCTGATCGCCGAATTGTACGATGCAGAGACGGCCGCAGCGGTGCGCATTCAGTACGGCGGCAGCGTCAAGCCGAACAACATCGCCAGTTTCATGGCACACGAAGACATTGACGGCGCGTTAGTCGGCGGGGCTAGCCTCGATCCAGCATCGTACTGGGCACTCGTAGAAGCAGCCAAACAGTAG
- the gpmI gene encoding 2,3-bisphosphoglycerate-independent phosphoglycerate mutase: MAAPKPVALIILDGFGLREEQKGNAVAQAHKPNFDRYWNKYPHAILRASGEAVGLPDGQMGNSEVGHLNIGAGRVVYQDLTRITKAIEEGSFFQNERLLQAVEQAKEKGGALHVMGLLSDGGVHSHQRHLYALLRLAKEQGVARVYVHAFLDGRDVTPDSGVGFLQQLQKEMDAIGVGELASVQGRYYAMDRDKRWERVEKAYNAILLGEGKPTNDAVQAVRDSYAAGVYDEFVEPIVCVDQGGQPVGVLGDGDAAICFNFRPDRMIQLSLALTDPDFAGFVRKKVARDLTYVCMTKYSDDIPAPIAFPPNQPQETLGEIVSDAGLQQLRIAETEKYPHVTFFFNGGREAEFPGERRILINSPKVATYDLKPEMSAYEVTEALVPEIESETLDMIILNFANPDMVGHSGKLEPTVRAVEAVDECLGKVVDAILRVDGVAIIIADHGNADMVTDEEGHPVTAHTTFPVPFIVTKEGLTLRSEGILADIAPTMLQLMRQPQPEAMTGKSMIVTTEDEQN; the protein is encoded by the coding sequence ATGGCAGCACCAAAACCGGTGGCGCTCATTATTTTAGACGGCTTCGGCTTGCGCGAAGAACAGAAGGGCAATGCCGTCGCGCAGGCACACAAGCCGAATTTTGACCGATACTGGAATAAGTATCCGCACGCGATCTTGCGCGCTTCGGGCGAGGCGGTCGGTTTGCCGGACGGGCAAATGGGGAACTCGGAAGTCGGACATTTAAACATTGGCGCCGGACGCGTCGTGTACCAAGACTTAACCCGCATTACGAAAGCGATCGAAGAGGGCTCGTTTTTCCAAAACGAGCGGTTGCTTCAGGCGGTTGAGCAGGCGAAAGAAAAGGGCGGGGCGCTCCACGTCATGGGCCTGTTATCGGACGGCGGCGTGCACAGCCACCAGCGCCACTTGTACGCGCTACTCCGCTTGGCGAAAGAACAAGGCGTTGCGCGCGTTTACGTCCATGCCTTTCTAGACGGTCGCGATGTCACACCCGACAGCGGCGTCGGCTTTTTACAACAGTTACAAAAAGAAATGGACGCCATCGGCGTCGGCGAACTCGCTTCAGTGCAAGGGCGCTATTACGCGATGGATCGCGACAAGCGGTGGGAGCGCGTCGAAAAGGCCTACAACGCTATTCTTTTAGGGGAGGGCAAGCCGACGAACGACGCGGTGCAAGCCGTGCGCGATTCGTACGCTGCAGGTGTGTACGATGAATTTGTCGAGCCGATCGTCTGTGTCGATCAAGGCGGCCAACCAGTCGGTGTACTAGGTGACGGTGATGCAGCGATTTGCTTTAACTTCCGTCCGGATCGCATGATCCAATTGTCGCTCGCGTTAACCGACCCCGATTTTGCCGGCTTTGTGCGTAAAAAAGTGGCGCGCGATCTGACGTACGTCTGTATGACGAAATACAGTGACGACATTCCCGCCCCGATCGCTTTTCCGCCGAACCAACCGCAGGAAACGTTAGGGGAAATCGTCAGCGACGCAGGTTTGCAGCAGTTGCGCATCGCCGAAACGGAAAAATATCCGCACGTCACCTTTTTCTTCAACGGCGGTCGCGAAGCGGAATTTCCAGGGGAGCGGCGCATTCTAATAAATTCGCCAAAAGTGGCGACGTACGACTTAAAACCGGAAATGAGTGCCTACGAAGTGACGGAAGCACTCGTGCCAGAAATCGAGTCGGAGACGCTCGACATGATTATCCTCAACTTCGCCAATCCGGACATGGTCGGCCATTCCGGGAAGTTGGAACCGACAGTTCGCGCGGTCGAAGCGGTCGACGAATGTCTCGGTAAAGTCGTTGACGCCATTTTGCGCGTCGATGGGGTGGCGATCATTATTGCCGACCACGGCAACGCCGACATGGTGACAGACGAAGAAGGGCACCCCGTCACCGCGCACACGACATTTCCGGTACCGTTCATCGTGACGAAAGAGGGACTCACGTTGCGCAGTGAAGGGATTTTAGCCGATATTGCCCCGACGATGTTGCAGCTGATGCGACAGCCGCAACCTGAGGCGATGACCGGAAAGAGTATGATTGTGACCACCGAAGACGAACAGAATTAA
- the eno gene encoding phosphopyruvate hydratase, which yields MTTILEVYGREVLDSRGNPTVEVEVVLESGAVGRAIVPSGASTGAHEAVELRDGDKARYMGKGVQKAVANVNDIIAPELVGYDALDQVGVDKALIALDGTENKGKLGANAILGVSLATARAAADALEIPLYTYLGGFNSKTLPAPMMNILNGGEHADNNVDIQEFMVMPVGFDSFKEALRVGAEVFHNLKAVLKEKGLNTAVGDEGGFAPNLSSNEEALQTIVTAIERAGYKPGEQVYLALDVAATELYRDGQYHLSGEGVTKLTDDMITYYEELIGKYPIISIEDGLAEDDWDGWKKLTERLGSKVQLVGDDLFVTNTKRLARGIAEGSGNSILVKVNQIGTLTETFDAIEMAKRAGYTAVISHRSGETEDTTIADIAVATNAGQIKTGAPSRTDRVAKYNQLLRIEDELGHTSQYASTTAFYNLKGQFS from the coding sequence ATGACGACAATTTTGGAAGTGTACGGTAGAGAAGTGTTAGACTCGCGTGGTAACCCGACAGTCGAAGTAGAAGTCGTACTCGAATCCGGTGCCGTCGGGAGGGCGATCGTTCCGTCGGGCGCTTCGACCGGTGCTCACGAAGCTGTGGAATTGCGCGACGGCGACAAGGCGCGCTACATGGGGAAAGGTGTACAAAAAGCGGTGGCGAACGTGAACGACATCATCGCCCCTGAACTCGTCGGCTACGACGCGCTCGACCAAGTCGGCGTCGACAAAGCGCTCATCGCCTTAGATGGCACAGAAAACAAAGGGAAACTCGGCGCGAATGCGATTCTCGGCGTTTCCTTAGCGACAGCCCGCGCCGCTGCGGACGCGCTCGAAATCCCGCTTTACACGTACCTCGGCGGGTTTAACAGCAAAACGTTGCCAGCTCCGATGATGAACATCTTGAACGGTGGCGAGCACGCCGACAACAACGTCGACATTCAAGAGTTTATGGTGATGCCTGTCGGTTTTGACAGCTTTAAAGAAGCGTTGCGCGTCGGTGCGGAAGTGTTCCACAACTTGAAAGCTGTGTTAAAAGAAAAAGGATTGAACACCGCAGTCGGCGACGAAGGTGGCTTTGCCCCTAACTTGAGCTCGAACGAAGAGGCGCTGCAGACGATCGTCACCGCGATCGAACGCGCCGGCTACAAACCAGGCGAGCAAGTATATCTTGCCTTAGACGTTGCCGCTACCGAACTGTACCGCGACGGTCAGTATCACTTAAGCGGTGAAGGGGTCACGAAGTTGACCGACGACATGATCACCTACTACGAAGAACTGATCGGCAAGTACCCGATCATCTCCATCGAAGACGGCCTAGCCGAAGACGACTGGGACGGTTGGAAGAAACTGACGGAACGCCTCGGCAGCAAAGTGCAACTCGTCGGCGACGACTTGTTCGTCACGAACACGAAACGGTTGGCGCGCGGCATTGCCGAAGGTAGCGGCAACTCGATCCTAGTAAAGGTCAACCAAATTGGTACACTAACGGAAACGTTCGACGCGATCGAAATGGCGAAGCGCGCTGGCTACACGGCTGTCATTTCCCACCGTTCCGGCGAAACGGAAGACACGACGATCGCCGACATCGCCGTCGCCACGAACGCTGGCCAAATTAAAACTGGTGCGCCGTCGCGTACCGACCGCGTCGCCAAGTACAACCAACTGCTGCGCATCGAAGACGAACTCGGCCACACGTCCCAATACGCCAGCACCACCGCCTTCTACAACCTTAAAGGTCAATTTAGCTAA
- a CDS encoding (Fe-S)-binding protein, which yields MMDRKEKARIQKDFKEKMDYDELMNCTRCGFCLPSCPTYIETGRDEAHSPRGRIALMKALVDGQIEPSDEVKRSIDMCLGCRACEIVCPSGVNFGHLLEQARDAIYQSNKKSLPEKAVRNLVFDKLFPHQERMVGVTSLLGLYQRSGLQRVARSTGIMKLFPENLRTMEKVLPPVPKKKEIKQRPRHLMPLAKQKKKVAFFTGCLMDTMFLPTNEATTKLLQVAGCEIVVPETQGCCGALHGHSGERERAREMAKRNIAAFEEAGVDYIITNAGGCGAFLVDYGHLLKDDPDWNERAEAFSNKIKDITSVLVELDFHKLPLSLDEQIVTYQDSCHLRNVQKTFKEPRQLLQAIDGVTYVEMHDADRCCGSAGIYNIIEAEMSMQILDYKMAQAKKTEAKTIVTANPGCLLQMKLGIEREGLSDRMEAVHIVDLLLRAYEHANKRVS from the coding sequence ATGATGGATCGCAAAGAGAAGGCGCGCATTCAAAAAGACTTCAAGGAAAAGATGGACTACGATGAACTGATGAATTGCACCCGCTGTGGCTTTTGTTTGCCGAGCTGCCCGACGTATATCGAAACGGGTCGAGACGAAGCCCATTCGCCACGCGGTAGAATCGCCTTAATGAAGGCCCTCGTAGATGGACAAATTGAACCGAGCGACGAAGTGAAGCGTTCGATCGACATGTGTTTAGGCTGTCGCGCCTGTGAAATCGTCTGCCCGTCCGGCGTCAATTTCGGCCACTTACTCGAGCAAGCGCGCGACGCGATTTACCAGAGCAACAAAAAATCGCTACCGGAAAAAGCGGTGCGCAACCTCGTGTTCGACAAATTGTTCCCGCACCAAGAGCGCATGGTCGGCGTGACGAGTTTGTTAGGGTTATACCAACGTTCCGGGTTGCAACGCGTCGCCCGATCGACGGGCATTATGAAGTTGTTTCCGGAAAATTTACGGACAATGGAAAAAGTGCTTCCACCCGTACCGAAGAAAAAGGAAATCAAACAGCGGCCACGCCATCTCATGCCCCTCGCGAAACAGAAGAAGAAAGTCGCCTTTTTCACTGGCTGTTTGATGGACACGATGTTTTTGCCGACGAACGAAGCGACGACGAAGCTGTTACAGGTTGCCGGCTGTGAAATCGTTGTCCCGGAAACACAAGGCTGCTGCGGCGCATTGCACGGACACAGCGGAGAACGGGAGCGGGCGCGGGAAATGGCCAAGCGGAACATCGCCGCGTTTGAAGAAGCTGGCGTCGACTACATCATTACGAACGCGGGTGGCTGTGGCGCCTTCTTAGTCGATTACGGCCACTTGCTCAAGGACGATCCCGATTGGAACGAGCGCGCGGAAGCCTTTTCTAACAAAATTAAAGATATTACGAGTGTGTTAGTCGAGCTCGACTTTCATAAATTGCCGTTAAGCCTCGATGAGCAAATTGTGACGTACCAAGATTCATGTCACTTGCGAAACGTGCAAAAGACATTTAAGGAACCGCGACAGCTACTGCAGGCGATTGACGGGGTGACTTACGTGGAAATGCACGATGCGGACCGCTGCTGTGGTTCGGCCGGTATTTACAACATTATTGAAGCGGAAATGTCGATGCAAATTTTGGACTACAAAATGGCGCAGGCGAAGAAAACGGAAGCGAAGACGATCGTCACCGCCAACCCGGGCTGCTTGCTGCAAATGAAGCTCGGCATCGAACGCGAAGGCTTGTCCGATCGGATGGAAGCCGTGCACATTGTCGACTTGCTGCTACGGGCGTATGAACACGCAAATAAGCGGGTGTCTTGA
- the glcD gene encoding glycolate oxidase subunit GlcD codes for MLKGKVRKELEAIVGSQNVELNDASLLAYSYDSTPRFQAMPDAVVSPRNTEEVAAIVKVCNKYKVPIVPRGSGTNLCGGTTPLEGGIVLLFKHMNNILEVDEENLTMTVQPGVFTLDVFKAAEAVGLFYPPDPGSMHISQIGGNISENSGGLRGLKYGVTRDYVLGLEIVLPNGNVIRTGGKLAKDVAGYDLTRLYVGSEGTLGVITEAILKLVPQPETKKTMLALYHDLEAAAETVSAIIANRIIPATLEFLDQATIKVVEDFAQIGLPTDAKAVLLIEQDGPAEVVARDIEKISKICKENKAFDVSIAKTNEEAEALTAARRTALSALSRLMPTTILEDATVPRSEIAPMVKAITEIAEKYNVNICTFGHAGDGNLHPTCLTDARNEEEIARVEKAFEEIFQQAVEMGGTITGEHGVGAMKLPYLHLKVGEAGIEAMRSIKEALDPNNIMNPSKIFAKSERNRVVVRK; via the coding sequence ATGCTTAAGGGGAAAGTGAGGAAGGAACTAGAGGCGATCGTCGGTTCGCAAAACGTAGAACTGAACGATGCGAGCTTGCTAGCTTACTCTTACGATTCGACGCCGCGGTTTCAAGCGATGCCGGACGCTGTCGTCTCGCCGCGCAACACGGAAGAAGTTGCCGCCATCGTGAAAGTGTGCAACAAATACAAAGTACCGATCGTCCCGCGCGGCTCGGGAACGAATTTGTGTGGGGGCACGACCCCGCTCGAAGGCGGCATCGTGCTACTGTTCAAACATATGAACAATATCTTGGAAGTCGATGAAGAAAACTTAACGATGACCGTACAGCCCGGCGTATTTACGCTAGACGTCTTCAAAGCGGCGGAAGCGGTCGGTCTGTTTTATCCACCTGATCCCGGTTCGATGCACATCTCGCAAATCGGCGGCAACATTAGCGAAAATTCCGGTGGCTTGCGCGGACTCAAATACGGGGTGACGCGCGATTACGTCCTCGGTTTGGAAATCGTGCTCCCGAACGGTAACGTCATTCGCACCGGCGGAAAACTGGCGAAAGACGTCGCCGGATACGACTTGACGCGCCTGTACGTCGGCTCGGAAGGCACCCTCGGCGTCATCACCGAAGCGATTTTAAAACTCGTGCCCCAACCGGAGACGAAAAAAACGATGCTCGCCCTGTACCACGATTTAGAAGCAGCGGCGGAAACTGTTTCAGCGATTATCGCTAACCGCATCATTCCGGCGACACTCGAGTTTTTAGACCAAGCGACGATTAAAGTTGTCGAGGACTTTGCGCAAATCGGCTTACCGACTGACGCGAAGGCGGTGCTCCTCATCGAGCAGGACGGCCCCGCGGAAGTCGTCGCCCGCGACATCGAGAAAATCTCCAAGATTTGTAAAGAAAACAAGGCGTTCGACGTCTCCATCGCTAAGACAAACGAAGAAGCAGAAGCGTTAACAGCGGCGCGGCGTACGGCTTTATCCGCACTGTCGCGGTTAATGCCGACGACGATTTTGGAAGACGCCACCGTCCCCCGCTCAGAAATTGCGCCAATGGTTAAGGCGATTACGGAAATCGCAGAAAAGTACAATGTAAACATTTGTACATTCGGTCACGCCGGAGACGGCAACTTACATCCGACGTGTTTAACCGACGCCCGCAACGAAGAAGAAATCGCCCGCGTCGAAAAAGCGTTTGAGGAAATTTTCCAGCAGGCGGTAGAGATGGGCGGCACGATTACAGGGGAACACGGTGTCGGCGCGATGAAGTTACCGTACTTGCATTTGAAAGTGGGCGAAGCCGGGATCGAAGCAATGCGCAGTATTAAAGAAGCACTTGATCCGAACAACATTATGAACCCGAGTAAAATCTTCGCCAAATCGGAACGAAACAGGGTGGTGGTAAGAAAATGA
- a CDS encoding LutC/YkgG family protein, with the protein MTVHNREPFLDHIAHRLGRPRRRAGAIQPSFDTAQPSTGAEHPIEGTAPPGVERPLEGAARPLSSTERLIKGAESSLSSFQRPTWSVRPQWDVFDGLTVDELVDVLEAQCAAIHTAFKRTARADLPRALQETIDGYAGKSIVAARDARNEAYGLTDFYNGLQSEGHNVHIWDASLGKQNQVIAERADIGITFSDMTLAESGTVTLFTGKDHGRSISLLPKAYIAIIPKQTIVPRMTQATKALHDAEQRGEDISSCVCFISGPSNSADIEMKLIVGVHGPIHATYIVVDD; encoded by the coding sequence ATGACCGTGCACAACCGCGAACCGTTTTTAGACCATATCGCTCATCGCCTCGGTCGGCCGCGACGCAGAGCGGGTGCAATACAGCCGTCATTCGATACTGCACAACCGTCAACGGGTGCTGAACACCCGATAGAAGGTACTGCCCCGCCGGGCGTTGAACGTCCATTAGAGGGTGCTGCACGCCCGCTATCGAGTACGGAACGCTTAATAAAGGGTGCTGAAAGCTCGCTATCGAGCTTCCAGCGTCCAACGTGGTCCGTCCGCCCGCAGTGGGATGTGTTTGACGGACTGACAGTGGATGAGTTAGTCGACGTACTGGAAGCGCAGTGTGCCGCTATTCACACTGCTTTTAAACGGACCGCACGCGCCGACCTCCCGCGCGCGTTGCAGGAAACGATTGACGGTTACGCTGGAAAGTCGATCGTCGCCGCACGAGATGCGCGTAACGAGGCTTACGGATTAACCGATTTTTACAACGGGTTGCAGTCAGAAGGGCATAACGTGCACATTTGGGACGCATCGCTCGGCAAACAAAACCAAGTCATTGCCGAACGCGCCGATATCGGCATAACGTTCAGTGACATGACTCTCGCCGAGTCAGGGACAGTGACGTTGTTTACGGGGAAGGACCACGGCCGTTCGATTAGTTTACTGCCAAAAGCGTACATCGCCATCATCCCGAAGCAGACGATTGTGCCGCGGATGACGCAAGCGACGAAGGCCTTGCACGACGCCGAGCAGCGCGGGGAGGACATTTCTTCCTGCGTGTGCTTCATATCCGGCCCCAGTAACAGTGCCGACATCGAAATGAAGTTAATTGTAGGCGTACACGGCCCGATCCACGCCACGTACATCGTCGTCGACGACTAA
- a CDS encoding LutB/LldF family L-lactate oxidation iron-sulfur protein — translation MSIKIGHSPYRERVQEGIRNDFMRQAVSGAQGRFRSGRLNAAETLGNWEEWRTLGEQIRAHTIDNLDYYLQQLSEQVVAHGGHVYFAQTAAEANDYIKQVIERRKAKKVAKSKSMVTEEIGLNEALQEVGVDVVETDLGEWILQLDEDPPSHIVTPALHKNKEQIRETFAAKKGYDRSSKPEELALFARKQLRQEFLSADVGITGCNFAVAETGAVTFVTNEGNARMVTTLPDTQITVMGMERIVPTWEELDVLVSLLTRAAVGQKLTSYVTAITGTRREGEVDGPEEYHLVIVDNGRSNILGTEFQSALHCIRCAACINVCPVYRHVGGHAYGSIYPGPIGAVLTPLLDGYDEHKELPYASTLCAACTEACPVKIPLHEHLVRHRQLIVEREKKAPKAEQLAMKGFAQWAGHPNLYKTSAKLARPVLKPWTKNGTIANGPGPLKGWTASRDFPAPSKQSFRAWFKDRQRGSDSR, via the coding sequence GTGAGTATAAAGATCGGCCACAGTCCGTACAGAGAGCGGGTGCAAGAAGGGATTCGCAACGATTTCATGCGCCAAGCCGTCTCTGGCGCGCAAGGGCGGTTCCGCAGCGGACGGCTAAATGCGGCGGAGACGCTCGGAAATTGGGAGGAGTGGCGTACGCTCGGGGAACAAATTCGCGCCCATACGATCGACAACCTCGACTATTATTTACAGCAATTGAGTGAGCAAGTGGTGGCGCACGGTGGCCACGTCTATTTTGCCCAGACGGCTGCCGAGGCGAACGACTATATTAAACAGGTGATCGAGCGGAGAAAGGCGAAAAAAGTCGCCAAATCCAAATCGATGGTAACGGAAGAAATCGGCTTAAACGAAGCGCTGCAAGAAGTAGGGGTAGACGTCGTCGAAACCGATTTGGGCGAGTGGATTTTGCAATTAGACGAGGATCCGCCGTCCCACATCGTCACCCCGGCACTGCACAAAAATAAGGAGCAAATTCGCGAGACGTTTGCCGCGAAAAAAGGGTACGATCGATCGTCTAAGCCGGAAGAGCTTGCCCTATTCGCCCGTAAACAGCTGCGGCAGGAGTTTTTGTCTGCCGATGTCGGCATCACCGGGTGTAACTTCGCCGTCGCCGAAACGGGAGCCGTAACTTTCGTCACGAACGAAGGCAACGCGCGCATGGTGACGACGTTACCGGACACGCAAATTACGGTGATGGGAATGGAGCGCATCGTACCGACATGGGAGGAACTCGACGTGTTAGTCAGTCTTCTCACGCGGGCCGCCGTCGGACAAAAACTGACAAGTTATGTGACGGCGATTACGGGGACGCGCCGCGAAGGTGAGGTGGATGGACCGGAAGAATACCACTTAGTGATCGTCGACAACGGACGCTCAAACATACTCGGCACAGAATTCCAATCCGCCCTGCACTGCATTCGCTGTGCCGCCTGTATTAACGTTTGCCCAGTGTACCGCCACGTCGGCGGCCACGCCTACGGCTCGATTTATCCCGGCCCGATCGGCGCCGTCTTGACACCGTTACTCGACGGCTACGACGAGCACAAAGAGCTCCCGTACGCGTCAACTTTGTGCGCCGCGTGTACGGAGGCGTGCCCGGTAAAAATCCCGCTGCACGAACACCTCGTACGCCATAGGCAATTGATCGTCGAGCGGGAAAAGAAAGCGCCAAAGGCGGAACAGTTAGCGATGAAAGGTTTTGCCCAGTGGGCAGGCCATCCGAATCTGTACAAAACGAGTGCTAAACTGGCGCGGCCTGTGCTGAAACCGTGGACGAAAAACGGCACGATCGCAAACGGCCCAGGGCCACTAAAAGGTTGGACTGCCTCTCGCGACTTCCCCGCACCGAGTAAACAGTCGTTCCGCGCCTGGTTTAAAGACAGACAACGAGGAAGTGATTCCCGATGA
- a CDS encoding (Fe-S)-binding protein, with the protein MNVSLFITCMCDLISPNVGKDTVELLEHVGCRVNFPEAQTCCGQPAYNSGYLRQSKQAMKQMMRAFRHAEYVVGPSGSCVGMLKQYPDIFADDPEWEPEAIRLAAKSFEITQFLVDVLGIVDVGATFKAKVTYHPSCHMTRLLGVKDAPLTLLEHVRGLEVVELPLKEDCCGFGGTFAVKNAAISTEMVQEKATHVVETGAEYLIGGDMACLMNIGGRLSRNGKDVKVAHITEILNHR; encoded by the coding sequence ATTAACGTCTCACTGTTTATTACGTGCATGTGTGACCTCATCTCCCCGAATGTAGGGAAGGACACGGTTGAGCTGTTAGAGCACGTGGGCTGTCGCGTCAACTTTCCCGAGGCACAGACGTGCTGCGGGCAACCGGCTTACAACAGCGGCTACTTGCGACAGTCGAAGCAAGCGATGAAACAAATGATGCGCGCCTTCCGGCACGCCGAGTACGTCGTCGGTCCGTCCGGTTCGTGCGTCGGTATGTTAAAGCAATACCCGGATATTTTTGCAGATGACCCGGAATGGGAGCCGGAAGCGATACGGCTGGCGGCTAAATCGTTCGAAATCACACAGTTTCTCGTCGATGTGCTCGGCATTGTCGACGTCGGTGCCACCTTTAAGGCCAAAGTGACGTACCACCCGTCTTGTCATATGACGCGCCTGTTAGGTGTCAAAGATGCGCCGCTCACCTTACTTGAACACGTACGCGGACTCGAAGTAGTGGAACTGCCGTTAAAAGAAGACTGCTGTGGTTTCGGCGGCACGTTTGCCGTGAAAAATGCGGCCATTTCCACCGAAATGGTGCAAGAAAAAGCGACACACGTCGTCGAAACGGGCGCCGAGTATTTAATCGGCGGCGATATGGCTTGCTTAATGAATATCGGCGGCCGCTTGTCCCGCAACGGGAAAGATGTGAAAGTCGCCCACATTACGGAAATATTAAACCACCGATGA